A single genomic interval of Cupriavidus necator harbors:
- a CDS encoding L-threonine 3-dehydrogenase: MEAGKPKILIVGANGQIGSELALALAERYGRTNVITSDVVPTGRHVHLTHEMLNATDRGELATVVERHGITQVYLLAAALSATGEKAPQWAWNLNMTSLLNVLELARQTGLERVFWPSSIAAFGPTTPAGQTPQKTVMEPTTVYGISKQAGEGWCRWYHANHGVDVRSVRYPGLISHKTPPGGGTTDYAVDIFHAAVTGEPYTCFLKEDEALPMMYMPDAIRATIELMEAPADKLSERGSYNIAGMSFTPAQIAAAIREQVPGFQIRYEPDYRQAIAQGWPDSIDDSVARADWGWKAQYGLKEMVADMLANLKATLAG, translated from the coding sequence ATGGAAGCTGGCAAACCGAAGATCCTGATTGTCGGCGCCAACGGCCAGATCGGGTCTGAACTGGCACTGGCGCTGGCCGAGCGCTACGGGCGCACCAACGTGATCACCTCCGACGTGGTGCCCACCGGCCGCCATGTGCATCTGACGCACGAGATGCTCAACGCCACCGACCGCGGCGAGCTGGCCACCGTGGTCGAGCGCCATGGCATCACCCAGGTCTACCTGCTGGCCGCCGCGCTGTCCGCCACCGGCGAAAAGGCGCCACAGTGGGCCTGGAACCTCAATATGACCAGCCTGCTCAATGTGCTGGAGCTGGCGCGGCAGACCGGGCTGGAGCGGGTGTTCTGGCCAAGCTCGATTGCAGCCTTCGGCCCGACCACGCCTGCCGGACAGACACCGCAGAAGACCGTGATGGAGCCCACCACGGTCTACGGCATCTCCAAGCAGGCGGGCGAGGGTTGGTGCCGCTGGTATCACGCCAACCACGGCGTGGATGTGCGCAGCGTGCGCTATCCGGGCCTGATCTCGCACAAGACGCCACCCGGCGGCGGCACCACCGACTATGCGGTCGACATCTTCCATGCGGCGGTGACGGGCGAGCCCTACACCTGCTTCCTGAAGGAAGACGAAGCCCTGCCGATGATGTATATGCCCGATGCGATCCGCGCCACCATCGAACTGATGGAAGCCCCGGCGGACAAGCTGAGCGAGCGCGGCAGCTACAACATCGCCGGCATGAGCTTCACGCCCGCGCAGATCGCCGCGGCCATCCGCGAGCAGGTGCCGGGCTTCCAGATCCGCTATGAACCCGACTATCGCCAGGCGATTGCGCAGGGCTGGCCGGATTCGATCGATGATTCGGTCGCGCGCGCGGACTGGGGGTGGAAGGCCCAGTATGGACTGAAGGAGATGGTCGCGGACATGCTTGCCAACCTGAAGGCCACGCTGGCGGGCTGA
- a CDS encoding xanthine dehydrogenase family protein molybdopterin-binding subunit: MTSSMEPDHSEGGCGQGVGARVARKEDARHLHGKGRFVADIAMPDLQEVAFLRSPVAHARLLSVTKPARHAQAVIVREDMAAARDIVADSAFPSYQPSAQAPLASGKVRFVGEPVAMAFAPTRAEAEDIAEQVVAEFDELPALTDVAQARQLAGEVRVHEHWRDNTFLTLNIDKNFEARQREASVVVHRKVNLARQCMVPMEGKAVLAYWDHQFDQLVVYSATQVPHMIRTILSHCLDLDQARVRVISPDVGGAFGYKCVLQQEELCIAWLALTYKRPFRFIEDRREHLTAGANSREHHYELTAYADKRGRLLALDANIAIDGGAYSVWPFTIGLEPGQAIGNLPGPYAFDGYRCETTCVATNKPGFVPYRGVARTGVCFAMELMIDAIAREVGREPWEVRVENLVPPQSMPYVNVTNKHFDGGDYPASVRQAMEMIDLPAIRARQQAGPQGSRYVGVGFGTYTEQSAHGTSVFAAWGTPVIPGFDSATVRITPDGGLEVRVGVHSHGQGMETTFAQIAHEILGIDIGRIKLVHGDTGLTPFSTGTYASRSLVMSGGAVSRACKALLPRLQKIGAHMLGQRVEAVTFAAGAVRAGDADAIDIGRIADAWYINPHLLPPDVDAQGLEVTMGFKPAVDTGSFTYATHAVAVEVDTDSGHVEILDYVVVEDCGTMINPMVVEGQTYGGVAQGIGTAMFEEMRYDGNGQPLASTLADYMLPGPTEIPSIRIHHFETPSPHTEFGAKGMGEGGAIAPPAAIFNAVNDALRGFGVELQETPLTPRKILEALDAAVAGAQSKKAA, from the coding sequence ATGACATCGTCGATGGAACCGGATCATTCGGAAGGAGGGTGCGGCCAGGGCGTGGGAGCCCGGGTGGCGCGCAAGGAAGACGCCAGGCACCTGCACGGCAAGGGCCGCTTTGTCGCGGACATCGCCATGCCGGACCTGCAGGAGGTGGCCTTCCTGCGCAGCCCCGTGGCGCATGCCAGGCTGTTGTCCGTGACCAAGCCCGCGCGCCACGCGCAAGCGGTGATCGTGCGCGAGGACATGGCGGCGGCGCGGGACATCGTCGCGGATTCGGCGTTCCCGTCCTACCAGCCGTCGGCTCAGGCGCCGCTGGCCAGCGGCAAGGTGCGCTTTGTCGGCGAGCCCGTTGCCATGGCCTTTGCCCCCACGCGCGCCGAAGCCGAGGACATCGCCGAGCAGGTGGTGGCCGAGTTCGACGAGCTGCCCGCGCTGACCGACGTGGCGCAGGCCCGCCAGCTCGCTGGCGAGGTGCGCGTGCACGAACACTGGCGCGATAACACCTTCCTGACGCTGAATATCGACAAGAACTTCGAGGCGCGCCAGCGCGAGGCCTCCGTCGTCGTTCACCGCAAGGTCAACCTGGCGCGCCAGTGCATGGTGCCGATGGAGGGCAAGGCGGTGCTGGCCTACTGGGACCACCAGTTCGACCAGCTGGTGGTGTACAGCGCCACCCAGGTGCCGCATATGATCCGGACCATCCTGAGCCATTGCCTGGACCTGGACCAGGCGCGCGTGCGCGTGATCTCGCCGGACGTTGGCGGCGCCTTTGGCTACAAATGCGTGCTGCAGCAGGAAGAGCTCTGTATCGCCTGGCTGGCGCTGACCTACAAGCGGCCGTTCCGCTTTATCGAGGATCGGCGCGAGCACCTGACCGCCGGCGCCAACTCGCGCGAGCATCACTACGAGCTTACCGCCTATGCCGACAAGCGCGGCCGCCTGCTGGCGCTGGACGCGAACATTGCCATCGACGGCGGTGCCTATTCGGTCTGGCCATTCACCATCGGGCTGGAGCCGGGGCAGGCGATCGGCAACCTGCCCGGTCCCTATGCCTTCGACGGATACCGCTGCGAGACTACCTGCGTGGCCACCAACAAGCCGGGTTTCGTGCCGTATCGCGGTGTGGCCCGGACCGGCGTCTGTTTCGCCATGGAGCTGATGATCGACGCGATCGCGCGCGAGGTGGGACGCGAGCCGTGGGAAGTGCGCGTTGAAAACCTGGTGCCGCCGCAGTCCATGCCTTACGTCAACGTGACCAACAAGCACTTCGACGGCGGCGACTACCCGGCCAGCGTGCGCCAGGCGATGGAGATGATCGACCTGCCCGCGATCCGCGCGCGGCAGCAGGCGGGTCCGCAGGGCAGCCGCTATGTCGGCGTGGGCTTTGGCACCTACACCGAGCAGTCGGCGCACGGCACTTCCGTGTTCGCGGCCTGGGGCACGCCGGTGATCCCCGGCTTCGACTCGGCGACGGTGCGCATCACGCCGGACGGCGGGCTGGAGGTGCGCGTCGGCGTGCACTCGCACGGGCAGGGCATGGAGACTACCTTCGCGCAGATTGCCCACGAGATCCTGGGCATCGACATCGGACGGATCAAGCTGGTGCACGGCGATACCGGACTCACGCCGTTCTCCACCGGTACCTATGCCTCGCGCTCGCTGGTGATGTCGGGCGGCGCGGTGTCGCGGGCGTGCAAGGCGCTGCTGCCGCGGCTGCAGAAGATTGGCGCGCATATGCTGGGGCAGCGGGTGGAGGCGGTAACGTTTGCAGCCGGCGCGGTTCGTGCGGGCGATGCCGACGCCATCGACATCGGCCGTATTGCCGACGCCTGGTACATCAATCCCCACCTGCTGCCGCCCGATGTGGATGCGCAAGGGCTGGAGGTCACCATGGGCTTCAAGCCCGCGGTCGACACCGGCAGCTTCACCTACGCCACGCATGCGGTCGCGGTGGAAGTCGACACCGATTCCGGCCATGTCGAGATCCTGGACTACGTGGTGGTGGAGGACTGCGGCACCATGATCAATCCGATGGTGGTCGAGGGCCAGACCTATGGCGGCGTGGCACAGGGCATCGGCACCGCGATGTTCGAAGAGATGCGCTATGACGGCAACGGGCAGCCGCTGGCTTCCACGCTGGCGGACTACATGCTGCCCGGGCCGACCGAGATTCCGTCGATCCGCATCCATCATTTCGAGACGCCGTCGCCGCATACGGAATTCGGCGCCAAGGGCATGGGCGAGGGCGGTGCCATCGCACCGCCGGCGGCGATCTTCAATGCGGTGAACGACGCCTTGCGCGGCTTCGGCGTCGAACTTCAGGAGACGCCGCTGACCCCGAGAAAGATCCTTGAAGCGCTGGATGCGGCAGTGGCCGGCGCACAGAGCAAGAAGGCAGCCTGA
- a CDS encoding helix-turn-helix domain-containing protein — translation MTQALAQTPQADGPPAVGMALQALRQQQRLSLDELSRRAGVSKSMLSQIERNLANPTVAVLWRLANALGVNLTDFLAGGAAERPAGGITVVQPHAIPSLKSPDTRCDLRILGPIDLAGRFEWYELTIQAGGVLASEPHEAGTQEHLSVLSGSMTVRAGADEKKLRHGETARYAADVAHAISNGGKTTATALLVVVHPG, via the coding sequence ATGACGCAAGCCCTCGCCCAGACCCCGCAGGCCGATGGCCCGCCCGCCGTCGGCATGGCGCTGCAGGCGCTGCGCCAGCAGCAACGGCTGTCGCTCGATGAACTGTCACGCCGTGCCGGGGTTTCCAAGTCGATGCTGTCGCAGATCGAACGCAACCTGGCCAACCCCACCGTGGCGGTGCTGTGGCGCCTGGCCAATGCGCTTGGGGTGAACCTGACGGACTTCCTCGCCGGAGGCGCCGCTGAGCGCCCCGCCGGCGGCATCACCGTGGTCCAGCCGCACGCGATCCCGTCGCTGAAAAGCCCTGATACCCGCTGCGACCTGCGCATCCTGGGCCCGATCGACCTGGCCGGGCGCTTCGAGTGGTATGAGCTGACCATCCAGGCCGGCGGCGTGCTGGCCTCCGAGCCACACGAGGCCGGCACCCAGGAACACCTGTCTGTGCTGAGCGGATCGATGACAGTGCGCGCGGGTGCCGATGAAAAGAAGCTGAGGCACGGCGAGACCGCGCGCTATGCGGCCGATGTCGCACATGCGATCTCCAATGGCGGCAAGACCACTGCCACCGCACTACTGGTTGTAGTGCATCCGGGCTGA
- a CDS encoding xanthine dehydrogenase family Fe-S subunit, translating to MQTIEFSVNGRRVSGACADRTHLGDFLRDTHRLTGTHLGCEHGVCGACTVLLDDKPVRSCITFAAACQGADIVTVEGYQDDAVMAGLRAAFNQHHALQCGFCTPGMLATARDIVLRLPDADDATIRHELSGNLCRCTGYMGIVAAIRSVLDARRATAGVIARHAAGAAPAEAPFTGFAVADEALGTLPHLAAGTGAEAERSADRKGWSRIEGGFTVPYTLDAVWAFMADLPAVAGCLPGAVLTEMEGEKVKGHIAIKFGPMSARFEGAARLQRDDANKRGVLKGAGQDSLSNSKAAGDIAYQLKALAAHETEVAVDLQYSLQGPLAQFSRSGLVRDFVRRMIADFGKSVARRMDPTLSDAERNQAVRLNPAAMFFGVLWERVKRWFGAR from the coding sequence GTGCAGACCATCGAATTCAGTGTCAACGGCCGCCGGGTTTCCGGCGCGTGCGCGGACCGGACGCACCTGGGCGACTTCCTGCGCGACACGCACCGGCTGACCGGCACCCACCTCGGCTGCGAGCACGGCGTGTGCGGCGCCTGCACCGTGCTGCTCGACGACAAGCCGGTGCGTTCGTGCATCACCTTCGCGGCTGCCTGCCAGGGCGCCGACATCGTCACCGTCGAAGGCTACCAGGACGATGCCGTGATGGCCGGCCTGCGCGCGGCGTTCAACCAGCACCACGCGCTGCAGTGCGGCTTCTGCACGCCGGGCATGCTGGCGACCGCGCGCGACATCGTGCTGCGCCTGCCCGACGCCGACGACGCCACCATCCGTCACGAGCTGTCGGGCAACCTGTGTCGCTGCACCGGCTATATGGGAATCGTCGCCGCCATCCGCTCGGTGCTGGACGCACGCCGCGCAACAGCCGGCGTGATTGCGCGGCACGCCGCGGGCGCGGCGCCGGCCGAAGCGCCGTTCACCGGTTTTGCCGTTGCGGACGAAGCGCTCGGCACGCTGCCTCACCTGGCCGCGGGCACCGGCGCCGAGGCGGAACGGTCAGCCGACCGCAAGGGCTGGTCGCGCATCGAAGGCGGCTTCACCGTCCCCTATACGCTCGACGCGGTATGGGCCTTCATGGCCGACCTGCCGGCCGTGGCAGGCTGCCTGCCGGGTGCGGTGCTCACTGAAATGGAGGGGGAGAAGGTCAAGGGCCATATCGCCATCAAGTTCGGCCCGATGTCCGCCAGGTTCGAAGGCGCCGCGCGCCTGCAGCGCGACGACGCGAACAAGCGCGGCGTGCTGAAGGGGGCGGGGCAGGACTCGCTCAGCAATTCCAAGGCCGCGGGCGACATCGCCTACCAGCTGAAGGCGCTTGCCGCGCACGAGACCGAGGTTGCGGTCGACCTGCAGTATTCGCTGCAGGGGCCGCTGGCGCAGTTCTCGCGGTCGGGGCTGGTGCGCGATTTCGTGCGGCGCATGATTGCGGATTTCGGCAAGTCGGTGGCGCGCCGGATGGACCCGACGCTGAGCGATGCCGAACGCAACCAGGCGGTACGCCTCAATCCCGCGGCGATGTTCTTCGGCGTGCTGTGGGAGCGGGTCAAACGGTGGTTCGGCGCCCGCTGA
- the kbl gene encoding glycine C-acetyltransferase, with protein MSNAEAFYASIRTELESIRAAGLFKNERVIATPQGARVRTTDGREVINLCANNYLGLSSHPQVIEAAHEALRTHGFGLSSVRFICGTQDLHKTLEARLSAFLGTEDTILYGSAFDANGGLFETLLGAEDAVISDALNHASIIDGVRLSKARRYRYQHNDMDDLRVQLEQARADGARYTLVFSDGVFSMDGTVARLDEMRAICDEYGALLGIDECHATGFMGQRGRGTHEARGVFGKIDIITGTLGKALGGASGGFTSARKEVVALLRQRSRPYLFSNTVAPAIVGASIAVLDILEASTELRDRLEGNTRFFRAGLDRLGFDVKAGDHPIIPIMVYDADKAQQLAQRLLELGVYVVGFFYPVVPKGQARIRVQMSALHDEAALQAALDAFGQAGRELGLI; from the coding sequence ATGTCGAATGCCGAGGCATTCTATGCATCCATCCGTACCGAACTCGAAAGCATCCGCGCGGCGGGGCTGTTCAAGAACGAGCGCGTGATCGCCACGCCGCAGGGTGCGCGGGTGCGCACCACCGACGGCCGCGAGGTCATCAACCTGTGCGCCAACAACTACCTTGGCTTGTCGTCGCACCCGCAGGTGATCGAGGCCGCGCATGAAGCGCTGCGCACGCATGGCTTCGGGCTGAGCTCGGTGCGCTTTATCTGCGGCACGCAAGACCTGCACAAGACGCTGGAGGCGCGGCTGTCGGCCTTCCTCGGCACCGAGGACACCATCCTCTATGGCTCGGCCTTCGATGCCAATGGCGGTTTGTTCGAAACGCTGCTGGGCGCGGAAGACGCGGTCATCAGCGATGCGCTCAACCATGCCTCGATCATCGACGGCGTCCGCCTGTCCAAGGCGCGCCGCTACCGCTACCAGCACAACGACATGGACGACCTGCGCGTGCAACTGGAGCAGGCGCGGGCCGACGGCGCGCGCTACACGCTGGTGTTTTCCGACGGCGTGTTCTCGATGGACGGCACCGTGGCGCGGCTCGACGAGATGCGCGCGATCTGCGACGAGTACGGCGCGCTGCTGGGCATAGATGAATGCCATGCCACCGGTTTCATGGGCCAGCGCGGGCGCGGCACGCATGAGGCGCGCGGCGTGTTCGGCAAGATCGACATCATTACCGGCACGCTGGGCAAGGCGCTGGGTGGCGCCTCCGGCGGCTTCACCAGCGCGCGCAAGGAAGTGGTGGCACTGCTGCGCCAGCGTTCGCGGCCGTATTTGTTCTCCAACACCGTGGCGCCGGCCATCGTGGGCGCGTCGATCGCGGTGCTCGATATCCTGGAAGCCAGCACCGAGCTGCGCGACCGGCTGGAGGGCAATACCAGGTTCTTCCGCGCGGGACTGGACCGGTTGGGCTTCGACGTCAAGGCGGGCGACCACCCGATCATCCCGATCATGGTCTACGACGCCGACAAGGCGCAGCAACTGGCGCAGCGCCTGCTGGAGCTGGGCGTGTACGTGGTCGGCTTCTTCTACCCGGTGGTACCCAAGGGCCAGGCGCGCATCCGCGTGCAGATGAGCGCGCTGCATGACGAGGCCGCGCTGCAGGCGGCGCTGGATGCCTTCGGCCAGGCTGGCCGTGAACTGGGGCTGATCTGA
- a CDS encoding FAD binding domain-containing protein, protein MKAVAFSYHAPGSLPDALARLGAGTDVAKTMGGGQSLGPMLNLRLTRPDTVVDVSGLAELRQVASTPDGIRIGACVTHAQIEDGVFAPLQGTMLQAVAGGIAYRAIRNRGTVGGSLAHADPAADWVVVMTALGARIEIASGTGTREVPMEAFMIGAYTTVLADGELIAAVRVPHATAHSRWGYQKLCRKTGEFAEASCAAYFDAGCRFARIVLGALDGPPVVLPGLTRAVAAQGAAALTAGAVDEAVAQAAPGKDAIDRKLYRTVVMRCVTQMLN, encoded by the coding sequence ATGAAAGCCGTCGCCTTTTCCTATCATGCGCCCGGCTCGCTGCCGGACGCGCTGGCCCGCCTTGGCGCGGGCACCGACGTGGCCAAGACCATGGGCGGAGGCCAGTCGCTCGGCCCGATGCTGAACCTGCGGCTGACCCGTCCTGACACGGTGGTCGATGTGTCGGGGCTGGCCGAACTGCGGCAAGTCGCGTCCACCCCCGATGGCATCCGCATCGGCGCCTGCGTGACCCATGCGCAGATCGAGGACGGCGTGTTCGCGCCGCTGCAGGGCACCATGCTGCAGGCCGTGGCGGGCGGCATTGCCTACCGCGCGATCCGCAACCGCGGCACCGTTGGCGGCAGCCTGGCCCATGCGGACCCGGCCGCGGACTGGGTCGTGGTGATGACCGCGCTGGGTGCGCGCATCGAGATTGCATCAGGCACCGGCACGCGCGAGGTGCCCATGGAAGCCTTCATGATCGGCGCCTACACCACGGTGCTGGCCGATGGCGAGCTGATCGCCGCCGTGCGCGTGCCGCACGCCACCGCGCACAGCCGCTGGGGCTACCAGAAGCTGTGCCGCAAGACCGGCGAGTTTGCCGAAGCCAGCTGCGCCGCGTACTTCGATGCCGGCTGCCGCTTCGCACGCATCGTGCTCGGCGCGCTGGACGGACCGCCGGTGGTGCTGCCCGGCCTCACGCGCGCGGTCGCCGCGCAAGGCGCCGCGGCGCTCACCGCCGGTGCCGTGGACGAAGCGGTGGCGCAGGCCGCGCCCGGCAAGGACGCCATCGACCGCAAGCTTTACCGTACCGTCGTGATGCGCTGCGTCACGCAAATGCTGAACTGA
- a CDS encoding LuxR C-terminal-related transcriptional regulator produces MHPFANHAVSGGPLPTVLASKLAPPVAHPATIGRPHLVARMAQDRAARVILVRAAAGFGKTTLMQQYAEHCAAQQQATVWLRLDAGDNDLQRLLVHLDAGLDALRGGKRRGAAAPEPASGPRLAQRILGLVGATAQPFAIMLDDFETLQSLPALDLVQQLIEAMPPCGILVIGSRTAPEIGLGRLRARGQLLEIPPAALHFSVDEAAQLLRSRCGLPLRDSDIATLHRRTEGWATAIYLAALSLQQCSDHAAFVAVFSGTHLELGEFLAEDILARQSDACRAFLLETSVLGQLSAPLCDALTGRADARAMLDHLERANLLLFPLDAERTWYRYHRLFASFLQHRLAVQAPDRVAPLHLAAAHWYLEHGYPIPAVDHLLQAGRHDEALSAIASQSDSLLGTGRVRLLLRWFEQIHPATLARQPALALTRAWVLLLNRRHAEAMAALASFQPELEQPGDDSQRARLGVEAQTIHCVLLAMTDQVEACRDAAGAHLRRLAPDEPFQYRILANSLAYALICTHRYDEARSVLSRATLRAQQPQPVRSLSDTLEGVIDLVQGRLGNALARLRAASGDSPGSDVFWALALYEHDALEEAGRLLANALPYSKGNGPPDSLIACHVLSARLALARGDRGQWLQRLAELEQLGQQSGTARIVCSAWLERARVATLEGKLETASQALQAADLYGGWEALDATGHANDIDRPSIARCRLDIARGNIAPALSALDAAIDAALARQRYWRLIRLRVLRATALDGMQQRDAALQEMTEALRLASHEGFLRSFLEEGERVAVLLRAWAGVHLAQAAALGVAEPFVASLLARLTDAGSTKPAAEPPAEPAHQPDPLTGRELEVLRMLSAGYRNRVIAQKLFLSELTVKSHLRRIHAKLGAQSRTEAVALGRARGLIP; encoded by the coding sequence TTGCATCCCTTTGCCAACCACGCCGTGAGCGGCGGCCCGCTGCCGACGGTGCTCGCCTCCAAGCTCGCGCCCCCCGTGGCGCACCCCGCCACGATCGGCCGGCCGCACCTGGTCGCGCGCATGGCGCAGGACCGCGCTGCGCGCGTGATCCTGGTGCGGGCCGCGGCCGGCTTTGGCAAGACCACGCTGATGCAGCAATACGCGGAGCATTGCGCAGCGCAGCAGCAAGCCACGGTGTGGCTGCGCCTGGATGCGGGCGACAATGACCTGCAACGGCTGCTGGTCCACCTGGACGCCGGCCTGGACGCGCTGCGCGGCGGCAAGCGGCGCGGCGCGGCAGCGCCGGAGCCGGCCAGCGGACCGCGCCTGGCGCAGCGCATCCTGGGGCTGGTGGGCGCCACGGCGCAGCCGTTCGCGATCATGCTGGATGATTTCGAGACCTTGCAGAGCCTGCCGGCGCTGGACCTGGTGCAGCAGCTGATCGAGGCGATGCCGCCCTGCGGCATACTGGTGATCGGCTCGCGCACCGCGCCGGAAATCGGCCTGGGCCGGCTGCGCGCGCGCGGGCAGTTGCTGGAGATCCCGCCCGCCGCCCTGCATTTTTCCGTCGACGAGGCCGCGCAGCTGCTGCGCAGCCGCTGCGGCCTGCCGCTGCGCGACAGCGACATCGCCACGCTGCATCGCCGCACCGAAGGCTGGGCCACCGCGATATACCTGGCCGCGCTGTCGCTGCAGCAGTGCAGCGACCACGCCGCCTTCGTCGCGGTGTTTTCCGGCACTCACCTGGAGCTGGGCGAATTCCTCGCCGAGGACATCCTGGCGCGGCAGTCCGACGCGTGCCGCGCCTTCCTGCTGGAAACCAGCGTGCTGGGGCAGCTGAGCGCGCCGCTATGCGACGCCCTCACCGGCCGCGCCGACGCGCGCGCGATGCTGGATCACCTCGAACGCGCCAACCTGCTGCTGTTCCCGCTCGATGCCGAACGCACGTGGTACCGCTACCATCGGCTCTTTGCCAGCTTCCTGCAGCACCGGCTGGCCGTGCAGGCGCCGGATCGGGTCGCGCCGCTGCACCTGGCCGCCGCGCACTGGTACCTGGAGCACGGCTACCCGATCCCCGCAGTGGACCACCTGCTGCAGGCGGGCCGTCATGACGAGGCGCTCAGCGCCATTGCCAGCCAGTCCGACTCGCTGCTGGGCACGGGCCGGGTGCGCCTGCTGTTGCGCTGGTTCGAGCAGATCCATCCCGCAACGCTGGCGCGGCAACCGGCGCTGGCGCTGACGCGCGCGTGGGTGCTGCTGCTCAACCGGCGCCACGCCGAAGCCATGGCCGCACTGGCGTCATTCCAGCCCGAACTTGAGCAACCCGGCGACGACAGCCAGCGTGCGCGCCTGGGGGTGGAAGCACAGACCATCCACTGCGTGCTGCTGGCCATGACCGACCAGGTCGAGGCCTGCCGCGATGCCGCCGGCGCGCACCTGCGCCGCCTGGCGCCCGACGAGCCCTTCCAGTACCGCATCCTGGCCAATTCGCTGGCCTACGCGCTGATCTGCACGCACCGCTACGACGAAGCGCGCAGCGTGCTGTCGCGGGCGACGCTGCGCGCGCAGCAGCCCCAGCCGGTACGCAGCCTCAGCGACACGCTGGAGGGCGTGATCGACCTGGTGCAGGGGCGCCTGGGCAACGCGCTGGCGCGCCTGCGCGCCGCGTCCGGCGACAGCCCGGGCAGCGACGTGTTCTGGGCACTGGCGCTGTATGAGCACGATGCGCTGGAAGAGGCCGGGCGCCTGCTGGCCAATGCGCTGCCCTACAGCAAGGGCAACGGCCCGCCCGATTCGCTGATCGCCTGTCACGTGCTGAGCGCGCGGCTTGCGCTGGCGCGCGGCGACCGCGGCCAGTGGCTGCAGCGCCTGGCTGAACTGGAGCAACTGGGACAGCAGTCCGGCACCGCGCGCATCGTGTGCTCGGCCTGGCTGGAGCGGGCCCGCGTCGCCACGCTGGAAGGCAAGCTGGAAACCGCATCGCAGGCGTTGCAGGCGGCCGACCTGTACGGCGGCTGGGAAGCGCTGGACGCCACCGGCCATGCCAACGACATCGACCGGCCTTCCATCGCGCGCTGCCGGCTCGACATAGCGCGCGGCAATATCGCGCCGGCGCTGTCCGCGCTGGATGCCGCCATCGACGCCGCACTGGCACGCCAGCGCTACTGGCGCCTGATCCGGCTGCGCGTCCTGCGCGCCACCGCGCTCGACGGCATGCAGCAGCGCGATGCCGCCCTGCAGGAAATGACCGAAGCCCTGCGCCTGGCCAGCCATGAAGGCTTCCTGCGCTCCTTCCTGGAAGAAGGCGAACGCGTTGCCGTGCTGCTGCGGGCCTGGGCAGGTGTCCATCTGGCACAGGCAGCAGCGCTTGGCGTGGCCGAGCCCTTTGTCGCGAGCCTGCTCGCGCGGCTTACCGACGCAGGCTCGACCAAGCCGGCCGCAGAACCGCCGGCGGAACCGGCGCACCAGCCCGACCCGCTGACCGGGCGCGAACTGGAAGTGCTGCGCATGCTGTCCGCGGGTTACCGCAATCGGGTGATCGCGCAGAAGCTGTTCCTGTCCGAGCTGACCGTCAAGTCGCACCTGCGCCGCATCCATGCCAAGCTGGGCGCGCAAAGCCGTACGGAAGCGGTGGCTCTGGGGCGCGCGCGCGGCCTGATCCCGTGA